In Aminobacterium sp. MB27-C1, a single genomic region encodes these proteins:
- a CDS encoding ELM1/GtrOC1 family putative glycosyltransferase, which yields MHRQPALVIILSDGIRGHLFQSRGIAGWLHKEIGAVITEYEVPKVLGGRKFRLLKIRGRALPSMSKEKIRNWLEEAGAVSLLQQCQSLFDQYNVKPCDTLFISAGSGTAAFNLALSKYLGAKSCALMTPSFIGSEPFDFGVVPLHDRPKKANNVLPTLGAPNSIFPEKLQQAAEELALLYPFQSENRWALLIGGDDANYSISSQWIRENVVPIIHAAHGACADLYITTSRRTNSEAEEELLCITSNEAHVRMLLLASKDSMNPVPGMMKLCNRVFCTEDSVSMASEAVTAGHRVILMRVEHRKGIRGMLQHMSKPFYLWGIPRFNTLFDAFKEKSCLVEYSQQVLEEQNDYKGTTEFNEARRAALWIIKRWKE from the coding sequence ATGCATCGACAACCTGCCCTTGTTATTATTTTGAGTGATGGAATACGAGGTCATCTTTTTCAGAGTAGAGGAATAGCTGGCTGGCTCCATAAAGAAATAGGTGCGGTCATTACAGAATATGAAGTACCTAAAGTTTTAGGGGGACGTAAGTTTCGTCTTCTCAAAATAAGAGGGCGTGCCCTACCGTCGATGAGCAAAGAAAAAATTAGAAATTGGCTTGAAGAGGCTGGAGCTGTTTCTTTATTGCAACAGTGCCAGTCTCTTTTCGATCAATATAATGTAAAACCTTGCGATACCCTTTTTATTTCAGCTGGAAGCGGGACTGCGGCATTTAATCTCGCATTATCGAAATATTTGGGTGCAAAAAGTTGTGCCTTAATGACTCCTTCTTTTATAGGTTCGGAACCTTTTGATTTTGGAGTTGTTCCACTGCATGATCGTCCGAAGAAGGCCAATAATGTTTTGCCGACTTTAGGCGCGCCTAATTCCATTTTCCCTGAGAAGTTACAGCAAGCTGCCGAAGAACTGGCCTTGCTTTATCCCTTTCAATCTGAGAATAGATGGGCGCTTCTTATTGGTGGAGATGACGCAAATTATTCTATTAGCAGCCAATGGATACGTGAAAACGTTGTTCCTATCATTCATGCGGCACATGGAGCATGTGCTGACCTTTATATAACAACTTCCAGACGAACGAACTCTGAAGCGGAAGAAGAGCTACTCTGTATTACAAGTAATGAAGCTCATGTTAGAATGCTGTTGTTGGCATCAAAAGATTCCATGAACCCTGTTCCTGGAATGATGAAGCTTTGTAATCGTGTCTTTTGTACAGAAGACTCTGTCTCTATGGCTTCAGAGGCTGTAACAGCAGGACATCGTGTTATATTAATGCGGGTTGAGCATAGAAAGGGAATAAGGGGAATGTTGCAACACATGAGCAAGCCCTTTTATTTGTGGGGAATTCCACGTTTTAACACACTTTTTGATGCTTTCAAAGAGAAAAGCTGTCTTGTGGAATATTCGCAGCAAGTTTTAGAAGAACAAAATGACTATAAAGGAACGACAGAATTTAATGAAGCACGGCGTGCAGCGTTGTGGATAATCAAGAGGTGGAAAGAATGA